The following proteins are encoded in a genomic region of Astatotilapia calliptera chromosome 22, fAstCal1.2, whole genome shotgun sequence:
- the LOC113014149 gene encoding prostate stem cell antigen-like has product MPRSQLLFILMCCLPLAACLHCYTCMFPSISPLDCLKFPVECPAGQRCLSSVATGTRGPLQLTLYEKSCAVASQCDVSGEKYTSGVSFNYTNVCCDTDLCNGAVSVTAPSLVGVVLCLLPALGLLLA; this is encoded by the exons ATGCCTCGTTcacaacttttatttattctcatGTGTTGTCTTCCTTTGGCAG CCTGTTTGCACTGTTACACCTGTATGTTTCCATCCATCTCTCCTCTGGACTGCTTAAAGTTTCCTGTGGAGTGTCCAGCTGGCCAGCGCTGCCTCTCCAGCGTAGCGACAGGAACACGAG GCCCACTACAGCTGACGTTGTACGAAAAAAGCTGCGCAGTTGCCTCCCAGTGCGACGTGAGTGGAGAGAAATACACGTCAGGGGTCTCCTTCAACTACACCAACGTGTGCTGCGATACCGACCTGTGCAACGGTGCCGTGTCCGTTACTGCCCCCAGCTTGGTGGGAGTGGTGCTCTGCCTGCTGCCTGCGCTCGGGCTCCTGCTGGCCTGA
- the ddah2 gene encoding N(G),N(G)-dimethylarginine dimethylaminohydrolase 2: MANMCPYGHFTHAVVRGIPETFGKKAGDSQENGEVSVDLAKAQRQFGCLTGALRQKVGLQLIEIPPDPELPESWKIEDVAVIQGDTALITRPFKEQRQSEVEAVRRVMSELNLTVVEMDGEQGDSVGATLEGSDILFTGREFFVGISSHTNRRGAEVLADTFRDFAVSTVPVCDGARLKNICSMGGPNTIIFSNSDGAKKTLRMMEQLTDHHYDVLTVPEELAANCIYIKGLSKRDFLLHRPADECPDSVSAFQKLQDYTLLPTACSEASKLGASLSSLCLLVNRKHTYF, encoded by the exons ATGGCAAATATGTGCCCTTATGGCCATTTCACCCACGCCGTGGTGAGGGGCATTCCAGAGACCTTTGGAAAGAAAGCAGGGGACAGCCAGGAGAACGGGGAGGTTTCGGTGGACCTGGCCAAAGCTCAGCGTCAGTTCGGTTGCCTGACTGGAGCGTTGAGGCAGAAGGTGGGCCTGCAGCTGATCGAGATCCCCCCTGACCCCGAGCTGCCAGAAAGCTGGAAGATAGAGGATGTGGCTGTCATCCAGGGAGACACGGCGCTCATCACCAGGCCCTTCAAAGAGCAGAGACAAAGCGAG GTGGAGGCGGTGAGGAGGGTGATGTCGGAGCTCAACCTGACTGTGGTGGAGATGGACGGAGAGCAGGGCGACTCTGTAGGTGCCACGCTGGAGGGCAGCGACATCCTCTTCACGGGGAGGGAGTTCTTTGTCGGCATCTCCTCCCACACCAACCGCAGAGGGGCGGAGGTGCTGGCAGACACCTTCAGG GACTTTGCCGTGTCGACTGTCCCCGTCTGTGATGGAGCCCGACTGAAAAACATCTGCTCCATGGGAGGCCCAAACACCATCATCTTCAGCAACAGTGATGGGGCCAAGAAGACACTCCgg ATGATGGAACAGCTGACTGATCACCACTACGATGTGCTCACCGTCCCAGAGGAGTTGGCAGCAAACTGCATTTACATCAAAGGTCTGTCCAAACGGGACTTCCTGCTGCACCGACCAGCAGACGAATGCCCTGACAGCGTTTCT gcCTTCCAGAAGCTGCAGGACTACACCCTCCTGCCGACAGCCTGCAGCGAGGCCTCCAAGCTGGGAGCGTCTCTGTCCTCACTCTGCCTCCTTGTCAACAGAAAGCATACATATTTCTGA
- the rps5 gene encoding small ribosomal subunit protein uS7 produces MTDWETAPAVAETPEIKLFGKWSTDDVQINDISLQDYIAVKEKYAKYLPHSGGRYAAKRFRKAQCPIVERLTNSMMMHGRNNGKKLMTVRIVKHAFEIIHLLTGENPLQVLVNAIINSGPREDSTRIGRAGTVRRQAVDVSPLRRVNQAIWLLCTGAREAAFRNIKTIAECLADELINAAKGSSNSYAIKKKDELERVAKSNR; encoded by the exons TGACCGATTGGGAGACTGCCCCCGCTGTGGCTGAGACCCCAGAGATCAAGCTCTTCGGCAAGTGGAGCACCGATGATGTCCAGATCAACGACATCTCCCTGCAG GATTATATTGCTGTGAAAGAGAAGTACGCCAAGTACCTGCCACACTCTGGAGGACGTTATGCCGCCAAGCGTTTCCGCAAGGCTCAGTGCCCCATCGTGGAGCGTCTGACCAACTCCATGATGATGCACGGCCGCAACAACGGCAAGAAGCTGATGACCGTTCGCATTGTCAAGCACGCCTTCGAGATCATCCACCTGCTGACTGGAGAG AACCCCCTGCAGGTCCTGGTCAATGCCATCATCAACAGTGGACCCCGTGAGGACTCCACCCGTATTGGTCGTGCTGGTACCGTCAGGAGGCAGGCTGTTGACGTGTCACCCCTCCGCAGAGTCAACCAG GCCATCTGGCTGCTGTGCACGGGAGCAAGAGAAGCTGCTTTCAGGAACATCAAGACCATCGCCGAGTGCCTGGCTGATGAGCTGATCAATGCAGCTAAG GGTTCATCTAACTCTTATGCCATCAAGAAGAAGGACGAGTTGGAGAGAGTTGCCAAGTCCAACCGTTAA